TTTATCAGAATCTATGTCTACTAATTTAGTGTCACCAGCAATAAGCTGTCTTGCTCTTTTTGCAATTAAAGAACACAAAGTATATTTGCTATCCACTTTTTCCATTAAATCTACAATTGATGGATATAAAATCATACCAACTCCTCCTTGATTTCTAAGTACAAATCCTTATTTCTATCAACTCTGCATTTCTCTGCAATAATTATAGCTCTAATTTTTTCAACCGCTTCTTCTACACTATCATTTATAACTACATAATTGTACCTGGAAACATAGTTTAATTCCTCATAAGCACTTTTAAATCTTTTTATTATCTCCTCTTCTGTCTCTGTCCCCCGTTTTTTAATCCTATTTTTTAATTCTTCCATTGAAGGAGGCAATATGAAAATAAACACTCCTTCTGGAAACTTCTCTTTTATTTTTA
The sequence above is a segment of the Thermoanaerobacter ethanolicus JW 200 genome. Coding sequences within it:
- the rpoZ gene encoding DNA-directed RNA polymerase subunit omega; amino-acid sequence: MILYPSIVDLMEKVDSKYTLCSLIAKRARQLIAGDTKLVDIDSDKPVTIATEEVNKGLITYERPQKYGIK